Proteins from a genomic interval of Vreelandella profundi:
- the pilM gene encoding type IV pilus biogenesis protein PilM yields the protein MSLMKSDKGLIGIDITSANIKLLELKQCRGSYQVESYAIKTLRESTLIERRIRDINDVISTLKRALDHAQPSTRKAAVAIPASAAITKTLSFSIELREDEIEERIMAESDRHIAFPFNDVAFDFKCLGPAPFDKGQQQVDLVACRQRDVIQLSETLELAGLEPAVVDVETFALARSLGELHGQTPAGDAAVGADTACVGVVDIDTATHGLYVFHGQHMVYSRSAAFDDRSLTTSLLDAVAQQAIRALQRYHTKAYQQVIQHIVLAGVSSVMPGLAERIANDSGTPVSIANPFQHMQVNKRLNLQGLMDDAPTMLTAAGLAMRVNQ from the coding sequence TGCTGGAGCTAAAGCAGTGTCGTGGTAGTTACCAGGTAGAAAGCTATGCCATTAAAACACTGCGCGAAAGTACGCTAATTGAACGTCGTATTCGTGACATTAATGACGTTATCAGTACGTTGAAACGCGCTTTAGACCATGCGCAGCCCTCTACACGTAAAGCCGCCGTCGCCATCCCTGCGAGTGCGGCCATCACTAAAACGCTGAGCTTTTCTATCGAACTGCGTGAAGACGAGATAGAAGAGCGCATTATGGCCGAATCCGACCGCCATATTGCTTTTCCGTTCAATGACGTTGCTTTCGATTTTAAATGCTTGGGCCCAGCGCCGTTTGATAAAGGGCAGCAGCAGGTAGATCTGGTGGCCTGTCGCCAGCGCGACGTTATCCAACTTTCTGAAACGTTAGAGCTCGCAGGTCTTGAGCCTGCGGTCGTGGATGTTGAGACCTTTGCGCTGGCGCGCTCGCTGGGTGAATTACACGGCCAAACGCCCGCCGGTGATGCGGCTGTTGGCGCGGATACGGCCTGTGTTGGCGTCGTCGATATTGATACTGCAACGCATGGTTTATACGTCTTTCATGGCCAGCATATGGTCTATAGCCGCAGCGCGGCGTTTGACGATAGGTCGCTAACCACCTCTTTACTCGACGCCGTTGCTCAGCAGGCTATACGCGCCTTACAGCGTTATCACACCAAGGCGTACCAGCAGGTAATACAGCATATCGTATTGGCCGGTGTATCAAGCGTGATGCCTGGCCTAGCCGAGCGTATTGCTAACGATAGCGGCACGCCGGTGAGCATCGCTAACCCCTTTCAGCACATGCAGGTCAATAAACGTTTAAACCTTCAAGGGCTGATGGATGATGCGCCGACGATGTTAACCGCCGCTGGCTTAGCGATGAGGGTGAATCAATGA
- a CDS encoding PilN domain-containing protein, with protein MSINLLPWRQAQRERRTRHYYVAVAIMLLLGVMIGVLISHFYQLKLAVQQQRNALISSHIERLHADIDSVSRVERDAARLNEQIGVFQAMQSRRTDTVHLVNNVANSVVNGVVYQRLSRSDNSVSVTAAADSARQVSEQLRRIAALPGLGVPVLSALESEQDGAGRVFHFDVEQAAL; from the coding sequence ATGAGCATTAATCTGCTGCCTTGGCGGCAGGCACAGCGAGAGCGGCGAACGCGACACTACTATGTCGCTGTGGCGATCATGCTGCTACTGGGCGTAATGATTGGGGTGCTTATCTCTCACTTTTATCAGCTTAAGCTGGCCGTTCAGCAGCAGCGCAACGCGCTTATTAGCAGCCATATTGAGCGCCTGCATGCGGATATTGACAGCGTGTCGCGCGTAGAGCGCGATGCAGCGCGGTTAAATGAGCAAATAGGCGTGTTTCAGGCGATGCAGTCTAGGCGTACCGATACCGTACACCTGGTTAATAACGTGGCGAATAGCGTCGTTAATGGCGTGGTCTATCAGCGGCTATCGAGAAGCGATAATAGCGTCAGCGTGACGGCGGCTGCGGACAGCGCTCGGCAGGTGTCCGAGCAGCTTCGTCGTATTGCCGCGCTACCGGGCTTGGGAGTGCCGGTGCTCTCTGCGCTGGAAAGTGAGCAGGACGGCGCGGGCCGCGTGTTTCATTTCGACGTTGAGCAGGCAGCGCTATGA
- a CDS encoding type 4a pilus biogenesis protein PilO, whose product MSFQRDSWAMEWQRLREVDWRGLDVKEAGSWPWLLKVMSCGLTLLATLGVMLWLTVGEQRDAFMAAQRQEVRLLSEYRSRVSEAAFLPERRDQLAALKAQVARFHTMLPSDAEIPSLLDSISDAAADNRLMIDTIWLRPSLEKPHYIEQPLDIQVRGGYHQLARFIADIASLPRMVTQHDFTLAPVEGHGDMLQLSLLARTYRYAEDSDLPLDEEAEVL is encoded by the coding sequence ATGAGTTTTCAGCGCGACTCCTGGGCCATGGAATGGCAGCGCTTGCGCGAGGTTGACTGGCGAGGGTTAGACGTTAAAGAAGCCGGTAGCTGGCCGTGGCTATTAAAGGTTATGAGCTGCGGTTTAACGCTGCTGGCGACGCTGGGCGTGATGCTATGGTTGACGGTCGGTGAGCAGCGCGATGCCTTCATGGCCGCGCAGCGCCAGGAAGTCAGGCTGCTAAGTGAATATCGCAGCCGAGTCTCTGAAGCCGCTTTCTTGCCGGAACGGCGTGATCAATTGGCAGCCTTAAAAGCGCAGGTGGCGCGCTTTCATACGATGCTGCCCAGCGATGCGGAAATCCCCTCGCTGCTTGATAGTATCAGTGATGCCGCGGCTGATAACCGCCTGATGATCGACACGATTTGGCTGCGCCCTTCGCTGGAGAAGCCGCACTATATAGAGCAGCCGCTGGATATTCAGGTGCGCGGCGGCTATCACCAGTTGGCGCGTTTTATCGCCGATATCGCATCGCTGCCGCGCATGGTGACCCAGCATGATTTTACCTTAGCGCCCGTTGAGGGGCACGGCGACATGCTGCAGCTGTCGCTTCTTGCCCGCACCTATCGCTATGCCGAAGACAGTGATCTGCCGCTGGATGAGGAGGCAGAAGTGCTATGA
- a CDS encoding pilus assembly protein PilP: MTPSQQRLLKRAAPLVMLGSVVLLSGCAEPDLDPLAQTLADIRQSPLGEPPSISVLAPESASLDYLYSDQRSPFLAPQAIAESGNQRNDRVPAPNSQRASEPLEQFSLQELQLVGTMTMAGRRVALIASPDGAVTSVRKGDYMGTNNGRIAQIDAQAIHLTEHVLTQREGWQERQVSLVINEDDS, encoded by the coding sequence ATGACGCCAAGCCAACAGCGACTCTTGAAGCGTGCTGCGCCGCTGGTGATGCTGGGCTCTGTGGTCTTGTTGTCTGGCTGTGCGGAGCCTGATTTAGACCCGCTGGCGCAGACGCTGGCTGATATTCGGCAGTCGCCGTTAGGCGAGCCGCCATCAATAAGCGTGTTAGCGCCAGAAAGCGCCTCGTTAGACTACTTGTATAGCGATCAGCGCAGCCCTTTTTTGGCGCCACAAGCGATAGCTGAGAGTGGCAATCAGCGCAACGACCGCGTGCCAGCGCCGAACTCGCAGCGCGCCTCTGAGCCATTAGAGCAATTCTCTCTGCAAGAGCTGCAGCTGGTGGGCACGATGACAATGGCAGGGCGCCGAGTGGCGTTAATTGCATCGCCCGATGGCGCCGTGACCAGTGTCAGAAAAGGTGACTACATGGGCACTAACAATGGGCGGATTGCGCAAATAGACGCGCAGGCAATTCATCTCACCGAACACGTACTTACTCAACGCGAAGGTTGGCAGGAGCGACAGGTATCGCTCGTCATTAACGAAGACGACTCCTAA
- the pilQ gene encoding type IV pilus secretin PilQ has product MALPSWAAASVLTDIDVLPAQSGGIDVDLYFSGGVPELRSYRLTAPPRVTLDLAATQNGTPHRRVDVNRGGIEQITALEGNGRTRLVVNLREAQSFTSSVLEDRLRIRFEADPHGANNAAATALEIDEGPHIENIDFRRGQDGAGRLIVTFDRESVDANVRESSEESVIVELPGVSLPDALNHIYDVTDFATPITRITPRLGPRSTQLAIATQGAFAMISSQNGRTLTVDVQPAAQAPSSSQAPGGSFHGEPLSLNFQDVDVRSVLATLAQFTGQNLVASDSVTGRVTLNLNDVPWDQALALILQTQGLSSREQGNVIWVAPTHELADLERQALEARHQRETLLPLVTEFIEIKYARADDLAQLLSGGESEGFGLLTERGRVSVDHRTNTLLVQDTAAQVRDIARTIDRLDVAVRQVQIEARIVIARDTASRELGINWGMSSTRGFQQGDDGAFTRRNINPNNINRAQGGLAVDLGAASGRGTGFSFGYLSGDILLDLELRALESEGKSQTISQPRIITANQRTARISQGEERAFQSVDGNDNPDTEFKEAELSLEVTPQITPDNRIIMDLVIKNDSFRESEFGGEPPIDTNQIETQVLVDNGQTVVLGGILTTEELRQIAKTPLLGDIPLLGRLFRYTAESNEKVELLVFITPRLLDDGLTVR; this is encoded by the coding sequence ATGGCGTTGCCTTCATGGGCCGCTGCGTCAGTGCTGACCGACATCGACGTGCTGCCTGCGCAAAGCGGTGGGATTGACGTTGATCTTTATTTCTCCGGCGGCGTGCCCGAGCTGCGCAGCTATCGATTAACGGCCCCGCCACGCGTCACGCTTGATTTGGCTGCGACGCAAAATGGAACCCCCCATCGGCGTGTGGACGTGAATCGCGGGGGCATCGAGCAGATTACTGCTCTGGAGGGTAATGGCCGAACGCGCCTAGTTGTTAATCTTCGCGAAGCGCAGAGCTTTACTTCTAGCGTGCTGGAAGATCGTTTGCGTATTCGCTTTGAGGCTGACCCTCATGGCGCTAATAACGCCGCTGCAACGGCGCTTGAAATCGACGAGGGGCCGCATATAGAAAACATTGATTTTCGACGCGGTCAGGACGGTGCCGGGCGACTCATCGTTACCTTTGACCGTGAAAGTGTGGACGCAAACGTGCGTGAAAGCAGCGAAGAGAGCGTGATCGTCGAGTTGCCCGGCGTATCCCTGCCTGACGCACTGAATCATATCTACGATGTTACTGATTTTGCCACTCCCATCACGCGCATTACGCCTCGATTAGGGCCACGGAGTACGCAGCTCGCGATCGCAACGCAGGGGGCTTTTGCGATGATCTCCTCGCAAAATGGTCGCACGTTGACGGTCGATGTTCAGCCCGCTGCCCAGGCACCGTCTTCTTCTCAAGCGCCGGGGGGTAGCTTTCACGGTGAGCCGCTGAGCCTTAATTTTCAGGATGTTGATGTGCGCTCAGTGTTAGCGACGCTGGCCCAGTTTACCGGCCAGAACCTGGTCGCCAGTGATAGCGTGACCGGGCGCGTGACGCTTAATTTAAATGATGTGCCTTGGGATCAGGCGCTGGCGCTGATTTTACAAACCCAAGGGCTGTCGAGTCGTGAGCAGGGCAATGTGATATGGGTGGCGCCCACTCATGAATTGGCTGATTTAGAGCGCCAGGCGCTGGAAGCTCGCCATCAGCGTGAAACGCTGTTGCCGCTGGTGACCGAGTTTATCGAAATCAAATATGCGCGGGCCGATGATTTGGCTCAGCTGTTAAGCGGAGGCGAAAGCGAGGGCTTTGGGCTGCTAACGGAGCGTGGCCGGGTGAGCGTCGATCATCGAACCAATACGCTGCTAGTGCAGGATACCGCCGCGCAGGTGCGCGATATTGCCCGCACGATTGATCGTTTGGACGTCGCCGTTCGCCAGGTGCAGATAGAAGCGCGCATTGTCATCGCGCGGGACACCGCGTCCCGCGAACTCGGGATTAACTGGGGCATGTCGAGTACGCGAGGTTTTCAACAAGGCGATGATGGCGCGTTTACGCGACGAAATATTAACCCCAATAACATTAACCGAGCACAGGGAGGCCTGGCCGTTGACTTAGGGGCGGCATCGGGGCGGGGCACCGGCTTTAGCTTTGGCTATTTATCGGGCGATATTTTGTTGGATCTGGAGCTGCGCGCCCTGGAAAGTGAAGGTAAAAGCCAGACCATTTCTCAGCCTAGAATTATTACTGCCAATCAGCGCACGGCCAGAATAAGCCAGGGCGAGGAGCGCGCTTTTCAAAGCGTGGATGGCAATGACAATCCGGACACTGAGTTCAAAGAAGCCGAGCTTTCACTGGAGGTCACGCCGCAAATCACGCCGGATAATCGCATTATTATGGATCTGGTGATCAAAAATGATAGCTTTCGTGAATCAGAGTTCGGCGGTGAGCCGCCGATTGATACCAATCAAATTGAAACCCAAGTATTGGTAGATAACGGCCAAACGGTGGTATTAGGCGGTATTTTAACGACAGAAGAACTTCGTCAAATCGCCAAAACACCGCTCTTGGGCGATATTCCTTTGCTGGGTAGACTGTTTCGCTATACCGCAGAGAGCAA